The stretch of DNA TGTCTGAAGGACAACGCATCCGACATGGTGGCTTGCATGGCCGAAACAACAAGAACAAAGGCGCATTCCTTCCCCATCAGACGATTTTGAATCACTTCAGCGCGCGCGGTAAAACCATCCAACAGACCAAGGCTGATTTGCATGAGCTGTGCAATATCTTCCATAATTCCGCTTCCTGTTAATTGACTTAAAGCACCCAACATTTTTGAACCAAGAAATCCCAATTTAAGAGAAGGGGCGATGAGCCAGCGTAAAACACTTTCTTTCAAAAGCTTCATCAAGCGCATAGGAGCTTTGAGAAAATCAATGGCGTGACGGGCCGGTGGCGTATCCACAATCACCAGATCAAATTGATTTTTTGAAGAAAGATCATACAATTTTTCCATCGCCATATATTCCTGAGTTCCCGCCAGCATCAAAGAAAGCTGTTGGTAGAGAGTATTATTTAATATGGTTTCCTGAAGATTCTTGGAGGCATGTTGCTTAATCAAATGATCAAAAGTATGTTTTGCATCGAGAAGACAGGCATGAAGAGAGCCTGTTTTACTCCGCAAACTCTCCGAGTTTGCTTCGCGGCCCGGCATAGCCGGACCTTGACCCTTTCCCTTCCAAACAAGTTTCGGTTCCGGACAAGGAATTTTAAGTCCAAGCGTATCGGCAAGGCGTTTGGCGGGATCGACCGTAATTACCACCACTTTTTTTCCAAGACGCGCCGCCTTCAAACCCAAAGCGGCCGCAAGGGTTGTCTTTCCGACACCTCCCTGTCCGCAAACGACAATCAGTTTCTTTTTATTGAGTAATTTTTCAAGACCCATTGCTTTAGTTCCAATCCAATTGTTTGACGCAAATGAAACTCTTGTGTTGTAATTCCGTTCCAAAAAAGAGTGGTTAAAGAAAGAGGAAATGTTTTTGAAAAATTTTCCAAAATCTTTTTTTGCCGTTTGAATTTGTCTTGCAAAATTTTTACAAGATCAACAATCCCTTTCATGTCCGACGGCACCGAGTTGGGGATTTTTTCTGTAAAAACGGATTCTTCCGGCAGGAGACCATTCACGATCAATCCTTTCACAGACAACTGCAAAACTTGCGTAAGATGGGTGTAGAGCTCGAATGTCTCCTGCACAATACTCGGTTCCAATTGAGTAACGATCAGAAAATGGGTTTGTTTTGAATCATGCAGAAGATCCCATATCTCGCCCACCGTTGATTTTAAAGGTCCATGTTGTAGAGCGGCGTAAGCAATGCGCGGAGCATCGCAAAGTGAGATGGCATGGCCTGTTGCCGGCGCATCAATCAAAATAAAATCAAAATCGCTTCTGGTCGCAAGTGAATGAATTTTGCCCAGCAGAAGAATTTCATTCAAACCGGGAGTCGCATCGATAAAAGAGTGGGTCCATTTGTTTTGCAACAAACCCAATAAATGTTTGGGTAAATGTTGGCCCGCATATTCTTTAAAAGAAGCGGCGGCGGAGAGTTTAAAAAGTGTAATGTGGGGATTAAAACTGACGCCTTCATAATCGATGGGCGGGAGATTGAAAAAGTCGGACATGCGCGATTCGCCGAGCTCCACAACACCGACTTTATATTTCAGAGAGGCAAGAAAAGTTGCCAGAGCCGCGGTGACGGTGCTTTTCCCGACTCCCCCTTTACCTGTGACGAAAAGGAGTTTCATCCATCACACTTTGTTTTTTTCGTAGTCCTTAAGTTTTTTCTCAAGATGATTGATCTTATCTTTGAGATTGCGAATCTCGTTCGCAACCGTTGGAATATTCTGAAATGTTTCGACGGTTGGTTTGATCTGTTTGTCCACAAAGGTGCGAACCTGTTGGATTTCGCGCACACCACCCTCCCACGATTTTTGCACAAACTCCTTGAGAGCTTCACCGCCGCTCACAATAATTTGTCTGAAAGTGTTGAGAGGCAAAATTCCTTTTTGCTTTTTTTCTTCCTCAAAAATGATTTGTGCGAAGGTGACGGAGGTTAAATCTTCCTTGGAAGCGTTATCGATAATCTGAATATCGTCCCCCTGTTTGATCATGTCTCGAATATCCTCCAAAGTCACATAACAGCTATCTTGCGTGTCGTAGAGCTTCCGGTTTTGATAACGTTTAATGATCTTGGCCGATTTGTTAATGGGTGT from Deltaproteobacteria bacterium encodes:
- a CDS encoding polyhydroxyalkanoate synthesis regulator DNA-binding domain-containing protein; amino-acid sequence: MTPINKSAKIIKRYQNRKLYDTQDSCYVTLEDIRDMIKQGDDIQIIDNASKEDLTSVTFAQIIFEEEKKQKGILPLNTFRQIIVSGGEALKEFVQKSWEGGVREIQQVRTFVDKQIKPTVETFQNIPTVANEIRNLKDKINHLEKKLKDYEKNKV
- a CDS encoding ArsA family ATPase: MKLLFVTGKGGVGKSTVTAALATFLASLKYKVGVVELGESRMSDFFNLPPIDYEGVSFNPHITLFKLSAAASFKEYAGQHLPKHLLGLLQNKWTHSFIDATPGLNEILLLGKIHSLATRSDFDFILIDAPATGHAISLCDAPRIAYAALQHGPLKSTVGEIWDLLHDSKQTHFLIVTQLEPSIVQETFELYTHLTQVLQLSVKGLIVNGLLPEESVFTEKIPNSVPSDMKGIVDLVKILQDKFKRQKKILENFSKTFPLSLTTLFWNGITTQEFHLRQTIGLELKQWVLKNYSIKRN
- a CDS encoding ArsA family ATPase, which encodes MGLEKLLNKKKLIVVCGQGGVGKTTLAAALGLKAARLGKKVVVITVDPAKRLADTLGLKIPCPEPKLVWKGKGQGPAMPGREANSESLRSKTGSLHACLLDAKHTFDHLIKQHASKNLQETILNNTLYQQLSLMLAGTQEYMAMEKLYDLSSKNQFDLVIVDTPPARHAIDFLKAPMRLMKLLKESVLRWLIAPSLKLGFLGSKMLGALSQLTGSGIMEDIAQLMQISLGLLDGFTARAEVIQNRLMGKECAFVLVVSAMQATMSDALSFRQEMDRLGFLLEGVLVNRVPYFFDREKKVKKYLESVQKQKEPFWQSLAKWLEGQQHLNSQLQLKMNTLLSEMPHASFIPDVFDDIADLEDLEKISSHL